A segment of the Campylobacter vulpis genome:
AAATAATGCGATGAATATCCACCTAACCCTAGTGCCTTTCATCAAAGCCGCAGGAGAGCTTAAAACCAAGCCAACCCAGCACAGCGTAGGAGAGCTAAGACGCATAGGAATAAGTCCTGATATGATTATTTGCAGGAGCGAAAAGCCTCTTGATAGGGATTTGAAAGATAAAATCGCTATTTCTTGCGGAGTGCAGAAAAATTGCGTCATAGAAAGTATCGATGCGGCTAGCATTTATCAAATTCCGCTTAATTTTTTAAAGCAGGATATTTTAACACCTATTTGTGAAGCTTTAAGCCTTAAAAATTTAAAACCAAATATGGAAAATTGGGATAGCTTAGTCAAAAGAGTAATTGCTCCAAGTAATGAAGTTAAAATCGCTTTTGTGGGAAAATATGTCGATTTAAAAGAAAGTTATAAAAGCCTTACAGAAGCCCTTATCCACGCTGGTGCGGCACTTGATACTAGGGTTGAAATTCGTTGGATTGATAGTGAAAAACTAGAAAATTTAGACCCAAATGAAAGCTTTAAGGAAGTGAGTGGAATTTTAGTCGCTGGGGGCTTTGGTGTGCGTGGAGTGGAGGGCAAAATTAAAGCCATTACTTACGCAAGAGAGTATAAAATCCCATTTTTAGGGATTTGTTTAGGAATGCAGCTTGTTTTGGTGGAGTTTGCAAGAAATGTTTTAAAAATTAAAGATGCAAATTCGAGCGAATTTGAGCCAAATTGTAAAAATCCTGTCGTTTATCTCATCGATGAATTTATCGATAATAGTGGCAAAAAGCAAATTCGCACGGCTAAAACTCCGCTTGGAGGCACGATGAGACTGGGTGCTTATCCTTGTCAAATCAAAGAAAACACTCTTTTAAGTAAAATTTACAATACAAAAAATATCAAAGAACGCCATCGTCATCGTTTTGAAGCAAACCCAAAATTCCGTAAAAATTACGAAAATAAGGGCTTGGTAGTGAGTGGGGAGAGTGATGGCTTAATCGAAGCAGTGGAGCTTAAAACACACGATTTCTTTTTAGCCGTGCAGTTTCACCCTGAATTTACTTCAAGACTAGAAAGAGTTAATCCTGTCATTTTAAATTTTATCAAGGCAGCAAATGCACACCATAACTAAAAAAGAACTCAAACAAATTTTAGCTTCACGCTTTGAAAATGATCTACATAAAAAGCTTTGCGAACTACCATTACCTAGCTGCTTAAAAGATATTTATAAAGCGGCAAATCGCATTAAAGAAGCCATTGAAAGAAATGAAAAAGTCGCCATTGTGGGCGATTATGATGTCGATGGAATCATTTCTTGTGTGATTTTAAGCGAATTTTTTGATGATATAGGTTTTGATTATAGTGTGAAAATTCCTAATCGCTTTAAAGACGGATATGGACTTAATGAAGAGATTATCAATGAACTTGAAAATATTAAAGTCATCATCACGGTAGATAATGGCATAGCCGCACTTGAGGCTGCAAAACTTTGCAAAGAAAGGGGCATTGACCTTATCATTACAGACCATCACACACCCTTACAAACCCTGCCGCAAGCTTACGCTATCATCAATCCTAAACAAAAAGAATGTAATTTTCCCAATATCGAAATTTGCGGAGCACAGGTAGCTTGGTACCTAATCGCAGCTTTGAAAGAAGTGTGTAGATTAAAATACGATATGTGTAAGTTTTTAGAGCTTTTAGCCATAGCCATTGTGGCTGATATGATGGAGCTTAGGGACTTAAATAGGGCTTGTGTAAGAAGAGGGATAGAGTGCATTAATAAATCCAAAAGAGCGGCTTTTAGAGCAATGAAGCACTATTATCAAAAAGATAAATTTGCCATTGATAATATAGGCTTTTTAATCGCCCCTTTAATTAATAGTGCAGGGAGAATGGACGATGCGAGCGTTTCTTATAAATTTTTACACACTAAAGATTTTAATAAAGCAATGGATTATTTAGAACAAATCATTAGCTTTAATGAAAGCCGTAAAGATGAGGAAAAACAGCTTTTTGAAGAGAGTTTAAAGCAAATTGATGAAAAGCAATCTTGTATCATTGTGGGAGGAGAAGAGTGGCACGAAGGGGTGCTTGGCATAGTGGCAAGCCGTTTGGCAAAGCATTTTAAAAAACCCTCTTTTGTCTTTTCTATCAATGCCAATAAGCTTAAAGGGAGTGCTAGAAGTGTCGGCAAGATAGATATCTTAAGTCTAATTTCTAAAGCAAATCCCTATCTTAAAAACTACGGCGGTCATAAAGGAGCGGCGGGACTTAGCTTGGAACTTAAAGATTATGAAAATTTTAAAAACCTAATTCAAAAAGAAAGCACTTTAATTAATAAAGAAGAATTTTTAGATACAGAAGAAACTCTAGGAGTGCTAGAGCCTAGTGAGATTGATTTTGAAATGCTTGAAATTTTAGAGAGTTTTGAGCCTTTTGGGTATAAAAATCCTCGTCCTTATTTCGTGCTAAAAAATTTAAAAGTCAAAAATAAAAAATTACTCGGTAAAGAAAAAAAGCATTTAAAACTCATCTTAGTCAAAGATAATAAAACCATAGAAGCACTTTTTTTCAATTTCGACAAAGAGCCAAATTTAGAAGAGACTATTGATGTGGTAGGTAGCATTTCTAAAAATGAATTTAGAGGACTTGTAACGCCTCAATTTATCATTCAAGAACTTTCTTTACTCTCTTCTTAAATCAAAGGTAAAAAACTTACTTTTAAAGTCATTTGGCAGGGTTTTATACTGCAAAAGTGCGGGCTCATAATTTTGCACTTCGTGGTATAAAAAGCCTAAAGCAGCTTTACTTTCTTTATTACCATTATCATTTAATTTTGCAAGTTGTAAAAGAGCTATGGCGGAGTTTGGATTATTCGCTCCTGTGGCAGCAACAGCGGCTAAAAAAAGCGTGTGAGAATCTTTAACTCCATACTCGTCAATCAAAACATTATAAAGTGCATAAGCTTCCTCAAACTGCCCTGCAAAAATATCCAAATAGGCTAAAGTTTGAATCGCTCCTTCATTTTGTCCAGCGTTTGTATTAAGATATTCTTTAAATTTTTGCCTTTCTAAATTTAAAATCCCTGCAATGTGCATCAAAGAAACATAATACTCCCTAGCAATGTCTGCTCCGCCAAACACCGCCCTATAATCAAAACCCAAATTTTTAAAATGAATTTGTGCGTTTTGAGCGTATTCTTTGATATTGGCATTTTCATTAAGAGAATTAAAATACAAAATATTACTTATAATATCATTTGGTAAAAGAGTTTTTAGTTTAGCGATTTTAACGCCTACTTGCTGATTTAAGCCATTATTTTTAGCGATAATGGCTTCAAAAATGAGACTAAGGGGCGTTTCTTGCTTAAGCTCATCTAAAAAAGGTAGCATAGAAATAAAGTCTGCATTTGCTAAAAAAAGCATACTTTTTGCCATAGTGGCTTTAAATTCAGCATCTACACTTATATTTTCTAGAATTTCATTATAGAATTTGTTTGTATTCACTCCACTAAGCTTTGCACTTAGCATCGCAAAAGCACCTGCTTGATAGTTCTTAGGATTAAGATGATAAGAGCTTGCAAAATGCTTATAGGCAAGTTCATAATTTTGCAATTGAGCGTAGGTAAGTGCTAGATTATAATGTAAAATACTATGTTCTGGATAAACATCAAGCAAGGCTTTAAATTCGGCATTTGCCTGCCTTAAGCGTTGATTTAAAGCGTGATTAATAATGCTAGCAATTTTAACATTTGTCGAAGAAAGCGCACGGCTTGCATTCAAATAACTGCCCGTATTAAAATTATCATCGACAAAGCCTGTAATATTTGCTTTTTTAATATAAAAAGCCGCTTGTTTGCTGTCAAAAACCTGATAGGGTGCAAAATAAAAAAGTAAATCAAACTGATCTTTAGAATTTTTAAGTAAATCTTTTGAAAAATTTTCCTGTGCCAAATTAATATCAAAAAGCTCTTTTGAAAGTATAGTTTTAATCTTGTAACGCCCTAAAATTTTGTATTTTTCCGCCTCGTCTTTATAAGCATTATCGAGCCGTGCTAACATATCTTGAAAACGACCTGTTTTTAAATCCACAAGCGTAAGAGTTGCTAAACTAGCGTTAAAATCTCTTTCTATCTTCATAGCTGTTTCTAAAGCTCTTCTAGCCCTATCATACTCACCTACTCTTGCATACAATAGCCCTAAAGAGAGACTTGACTCAAAACTTCCTTGCGTTGTAAGTTCATTAATTGCCTTTTTATCAAGGTCCATTTTGGCATAAATTTTAGCTGAAAGATATTTTGCCGTATCAGTATAAGGTTCTATTTTTGTTTTTTGAAGCATTTGCAAAGCTTCTGGATAATAGCCCTTATAATAATTAATCAAGCTAAGATAATATTCATAAAGCTTAGATTTACCCTCTTTTGGCAAATAAATTTCAGCCAAGCTTATGTAGTAGCGAAATTTTTCTTCATCATTGAGTTTTAAGGCACAAACAGCAGCATTAATAGCCGAAACGCTTTGATTTTCTCCATTAGAAATGGCTCTTTTAAAACTTTCAAGTGCGGTTTTAAAATCGCCCTCATTCATCTGCGAAACGCCCAAATTATAATTAGAAAGTGCTTCATTATAAACAGCCACTTGCGCATAAACTTCTAAGGCTTGCTCAATCTCACCTCTAAGATAAAGTGCATTTGCCTTTTGTATCATTCCATCAATCTTAGCCATATCGCTATAATCATAAGACTCATCAAGAGGCGTTATAGGGTGCGACTCTTCTTTGTCGGCAAAAAAGTCTGCTTTAATATTGCCCTCGCTAAAAGTGAGATAAAAAAGCGTGAAAATAAGAACAGATATAATAGCCAAAGAAAGTCCCACAAGAGACATAAATTTCTTATCTTTATACCACTCTTGCGTTTTTTGCTCATCGACTTCTTCGAAAAAAGTGCTTTCCTCCTCTTTAGCTCCCTCTCTTGTAAAACTAAAGCCTGTGCTACTTTCACTAGGAAGTTCTTCTGGTAAAGCGGCTAATTCTTCCCCCTCAGGTGCCGCCCCCTCTTCACCTCTAAAGCCATCTAAGCTTTCATCAAGTCTTTTTTCTTCGGGTTTTTCAAGGATTACTTCTTCAGCCATTTAACTTCTCAAAAATATTTTCTTAACACATCTGGTATAGCTATTTTGCCATCTTTATCTTGATAATTTTCCATAATCGCTACTAAAGTCCTCCCCACAGCCAAAGAAGAGCCATTAAGTGTATGGACAAGCTCATTTTTACCCTGTTCATTTTTATAACGAATTTTCGCTCTTCTTGCTTGAAAATCACGACAATTTGATATGGAAGAAATTTCTCTATATTTGTTTTGTCCCGGCAACCATACTTCTAAATCTATCGTTTTAGCCGCACTAAAACCCAAATCCCCCGTGCAAAGCATCACCCACCTATGTGCCAAACCAAGTGAGCTAAGTAAATCACTCGCACACTCACACATTTCATTAAACACACTTTGGCTTTGCTTAGGACTTGTGATGCTGACAAGTTCGACTTTTTCAAATTGATGTTGCCTTATAATGCCTCTTGTATCACGCCCTGCACTCCCCGCTTCTTTTCTAAAGCACGCACTATAAGCCGTCATTTTAAGTGGTAAATTCTCCGCACTTAAAATTTCATCGTTAAAAAGATTTGTTAAGGCAATTTCTGAAGTTGAGATGAGATATAAATCCTCCTCCTCAATCTTATACATATCGTCCTTAAATTTCGGCAGCTGTCCTGTGCCAAACATCGCATTTTCATTTACCAAAAATGGCACATTGACAAGCTTAAAACCTCGCGATCTGTTGAAATCTATCATATAATTTATCAAAGCACGATTTAGTAAAGCTCCTTCCTCTTTAAGCACACAAAAACGACTTTGTGCGATTTTAACCCCCCGCACAAAATCAAGCCACTCAAGCTTCTCACCAAGCTCAAAATGCTCCCTTGGCTCAAAATCAAATGAAGGTGGAGTAAGCACCCTTTTAAGCTCTAAATTTGCGTCCTCATCTTCGCCCACTACCACATCATCATCGGGGATATTTGGTATCTTAAAGGCTAAGCTTTCAAGCCTTTCTTCAAGCTCTTTGACCTTTTGATTTTGTGTGGAGATTTTTGTTTTATTTTCACTTAATTTTTGCTTTAATTCTTCTTTATTTTCGGCATTTGCTAGTTCTTTACTAAATTTATTTTGAAAGGCTTGAAGTTCCTCTAAAAGCGTTTTTTCTTTTTTTAAAAGTGTAAATATTTCACTCAAATCCTTAAGCAAAGCCTCATCAAGCTTTTTATTTTTAAGTTTTGCCGCCACGCCATCAAAGTCATTTTGTAATTTTTTTAAATCTAGCATTAACCCTCTTTTATAAAAATTTCTTAATCATAGCTTAGTTAAGTTAATTATAAGCCTATTTTATCATAAATTTTTTGCATTTTATTTTGTGCGATTTTTCTCGCTTTACTTGCTCCAAATTCTAAAATTTCTTCAAGCTTTTTAGGCTCTTTTAAATAATTTTCATAATTTTCCTGTGCTTCTTTAAAATACGCTCCTACAAGTTCATTTAAATACGCTTTAAAATGTCCATAACCCTCGCCACCTCTTTCATACCTTCTTTTCAACTCCTCTTGTTTCATCTCATCTAAAAAAAGCTTTGCGATTTTAAAAATATTGCAATCTTGCCAGTTTTTAGGCTCTTCTAAAGGTGTGCTATCTGTTACAATAGAAGAAATTTGTTTTTTTCTTAGCTTTTCGCCGGCAAAAATATCGATAGTATTTTGATAAGATTTACTCATCTTAGCTCCGTCAGTGCCGGGCACCACGGCAACATTTTCACTCACCCTAGCTTCAGGCAGGGTAAAAATTTCTCCCCACTCATTATTAACCTTTAACGCAATGTCTCTTGCAATTTCAACATGTTGAATTTGATCCTTTCCCACAGGCACGACTTGCGTGTCAAAAAGTAAAATATCCGCCGCCATTAAGACAGGATAAGAAAAAAGTCCGTGTGAAGAAGGCAACCCCTTAGCGACCTTATCCTTATAGCTATGCGCTCTTTCAAGCAAACCCATAGGACAAAACTGCGATAAGATCCAATAAAGCTCAAGCACTTCTTTTACATCACTTTGTAGCCAAAAAATGCTTTTTTCGGGTTTAACGCCAAGGCTTAAAAAGGCTGCCGCTGCTTTTAAAGCATTTTGCTTTAAAATTTCGCCCTTTTGACTCGAAGTCATCGCGTGATAATTTGCGATAAAAATAAACATCTCACTTGTTTCTTGTGCCTCTATCATAGGCTTAATCGCACCAAAAAAATTCCCAATATGTAAATCTCCACTTGGCTGAAGTCCTGTTAAAACTCTCATTTTATCCTCTTTTTTAATTCTTTTATCAAGCTTTCTAAATTTTGATTTTCAGTCTCCAAAATCAAATCCGCCTTTTCCTCATACAAAGCAAGTCTTGCGTGATATAATCTTCTCGCTTTTTCCTCGTCCAAAAAAAGCGGTCGTTTTGCCTTTTCTTTCTCGCTCAAACGCTCTTTTAAAAAATCAAAACCCGCTCTTAAATACACGCAAAAGCCTATTTTATTTAAATTTTTTACATTAACAAAACCCCCGCCTGTGGCTAGAGAAATGCCCTTTGTATGGGTAAGAAAATCCGCCATTTTTTGCTCCTCTTTACGAAAAAACTCCTCGCCAAATTTGGCAAAAATTTCACTCACGCTTAAATGAAATTGCATTTCAATCAAGGCATCACTATCCATAAACACACGCCCACTTTCTCTTGCAAAAGCCCTAGCTAAAGTGCTTTTTCCACAGCCCATAAAACCGATGAAAAGAATATTATCTACTTTTTCCACGCTAAATTTACCATTTTAATCTAGTGTGATTTAATTAATTTTTTCAAATCTTCAATAAAATTTGAAAATAATTTAATTTTATCACTTGTTTCCACCTCATCATTTGTAAGGATATAGCAACTATCAATCCTTTTCTCCTTTTTTACGCGAAGCGAGGATTAACGGCACTCCTTCAAAATCAAATTCCTTCCTGATTTGATTTTGCAAATAGCGTTTATAGCTAAAATGTAAAGCCTTAGGTCGGTTCATAATTAAAGCGATTTTAGGCGGTGCTAAGTCATATTGCACAGCATAATAAATTTTGACTAATTTCCCATAATCGTGTGGCAGAGGATGAGCTTTAGTTGCTTTATTAACCAAATCATTAAGCTTTGCGGTAGGAATTTTTTGCGTAAAATTAGCAAAAACCTCTAAAATTTTATCCATTACAATATGCACCCTCTTCCCACTTAAAGCCGACACGCTAATAATAGGTGCGTGAGCGAGGAATTTAAAGCGATCAAGCCTTAATTCTTTTACTACTTTATCAAATTCATAATTTGTTTTATCCCACTTATTTAGCACGATAATCACGCCTAAATAATGCTTACTAATTAGTCCTGCAATACGCTCATCAAGCTCATTAAAGCCCTCATTTGCGTCCAAAACTAAAAGAGCAATTTGCGAGTTTTGAAGCATTTTTTCCGTGCGATTTAGTGCAAATCTTTCAATTCCTTGAATTTTCCCCCTCTTTCTAATGCCTGCTGTATCGATAAATTCTAGCATTTTATCCTTATACATCACACTTTCATTTACAGGGTCTATGGTCGTGCCAGCTATGCTACTTACGACACTTCGTTGCTCTTTCACAAGGGCATTTAAAAGGCTTGATTTGCCAACATTTACACGCCCAACTATGCCGATTTTAATGTGATTTTCATCAATTTCTTTAAATTTAATTTCCTTCTCTTCGTCGTAATTCTCTAAAAATTCCTCTAAACTTTGCTCTTCTTCATCATTTTTTAAAACGCTCGTATGTAAGAATTTCTCAAGCCAAGCATAAAGCTCATCAAGCCCTATATTATGCGTTACAGAAAGGTTAAAAAGCTCTTTTACACCAAAATTTGCAAACTCATACGCCCTCTCCTCGTCCTTTTTATTATCAACCTTGTTGATAATAAGTGCCATAGGCTTTTGAAGTTTTTTTAAGGTATAAAAAAATTTCCTATCCTCTTCATCAGGTAAATTTTTCCCATCGACTAGATAAAGAATAATATCGGCATTTTTAGCAGCATTGAGGGAATTTTGCTTGACATTTTTAAATAGCTCATTGCTTTCATCAAGTCCGCCACTATCAATCAATAAGGCTTCCCTACCATTGATATTAACTTTTATTTTATTTGTATCTCTTGTCGTGCCTGAAATTTCACTTGTGATGGCAATTCTTTGCCTTGCCATACGATTAAAAAGGCTTGATTTGCCAACATTTGGCTTACCTATAAGTATGATACTTTGCATTTTCCCAACTTTTTTAAAATGAATTATATAAAATTTGCCTTAAAATTAAGCAAAAAAGACTAAAATAGCAAGATTTCACTATAAGGAAAGTTATGCTAAGGGTGATTAAGCGTAATTTAGGCGTTTATTTTATGATTTTAGCTTGTTTGGAGTTTGCTTTGATGAGTGCTTGTGCAAAAATCCTAAGCGAAGAATTAAGCTCCATAGAGATTATGTTTTTTCGTAATGTCATCGGCGTGATTTTTATGCTTTATATGCTGAGAAGATTGAAAACACATAAAGAGGGGGGCAAACTTTGGCTTTTGATTTTTAGAGGAGTTGTTGGCGCACTTTCTTTATATCTTTTTTTCTACAATGTCTCGAATATCACGCTTGGAGGGGCTTTTGCCTTTCAAAAAACCTCTCCCATTTTCATCACTTTAATCGCTTTTGTTATTTTCAAAGAAAATATAGGACTTAAAGGGTGGTTTGGAATTTTCATCGCCTTTTTAGGAGTGCTTTTTATCGCTCAACCTTTCACGCACGAGGATTTACACTCTGGCTTTGATTTAAAAAATTCCTTACTTGGCGTTTTAAGTGGCTTTTTAGCAGCTTTAGCGCTTACAAGCGTGAGAGAATTAAGAAACTACTACGCAACAGAGCAAATCGCTTTTTCTTTTATCTTTGTAGGCACATTAATGCCCTTAATTTCTATGCTTGTGGGCGAATTTTATGTCAATGAAAAGCTTGATTTTATCATCGCTCCTTTTGTGATGCCCTCTTTTAAAGCTTGGATTTTTATTTTAGCTATGGGAATTTTAGGCACAATTTATCAAATACACATTACAAAAAGTTACGGCATAGCAAAGCAAGCGGGAATCGTAGCTGGAGTGAGTTATTTAGATGTCGTTTTTTCCATTATCATCGGTATGCTTTTAGGAGATGCCCTACCTAGTGCTATGGTCTTTTTGGGGATAGTGAGCATTGTTTTAGGTGGGCTTATCTTAATGAAAAATAAAAAGAAATAATTCGGTGGTATTATTTTATAATAAAAATTTTTATAATTTTCTTAAGTTAAAAATTAATTTTCGTATTATTTTATATATAAAATAAAATAAATAAGTTATTTTTAGTTTTTATAGTTAGAACAATATTTATTGCAACCTTAATCTTTAATCCCTTAAAGGTAAAAATTGAAAAAACAACATTTCTAAAAAGCTCTTTTGAAAGCAAAAGAAAGGCAATTAGCTTATTTTTAATTAAATTTAGCGAATTTACCGATAGATTGGAAGCAAATATCAAAGATTTTAATCCAAAACGATTAAAAACATATTTAAAAGATGATAAAACTTACTCAAAACAATTAGAGTTTTACAACTATCTACTCGGTGGAAAAATTAATCCCGTAAGAGTCTTAAAAGCTCCTATACATCAATATTTAAATGGCAATTTACAAAACATACAATTTGGACACGAAACTATTCAAATTAATAGCAATGATGGTGTAAAAAGATTTGCTAGATGTATTGAAATTAAAGATTACACAAATGAAACCTTTTCGGGTATTTTAGATATTTTGATGTATTTAGATATTGAATATATCATCACTCAAAGCTTTTCACCTATTCCTAGAATAGACGCAAAATCCGCAATATCTAGACAAAAAAAGCAGCTCATAGCAACTGAAGATGATGGATTTTCACAAGTAGAGCAAATTGATGAAGCTTTAGACCAGCTCACAAATGGGGAGATTTCTTTTGGAAAATACCATTTTTCAATTCTTGTTTATGGAGATAGCTTAAAAGAGTGTAAAGATAATGCAAATCGAGTCATTACAAAGATGAATGAATTAGGATTTGCAGTAACACTAGCAAACATTGCCCTAAGTGCAACTTTCTTTTCGCAACTACCATCAAATTTTGCCATACGCCCAAGAATTAATCTTATTTCATCGCTTAATTATTCCTCATTAATAGCTTTACATAATTTTTCTATGGGGAAAAGAGATAAAAATTGCTGGGGTGATGCTGTAAGCATACTCAAAACTCCTAATAAACAGCCTTATTATTTTAACTTTCATCAAAACTCTGGAGTTAATAAAAATGATTTTGGAGAGCTATTTTTAGCAAATACCTTAATATTAGGTCAAAGTGGCGGTGGTAAAACCGTGTTTATGAATTTTATCGTCAATCAAATGCTTAAATATGCAAATAAAGACACTTTCCCTGATGATATACCACAAGAAAATAGAAAATTTACAGCCATTTACTTAGATAAAGACAAAGGGGCTTTAGGCAATATTTTATGTGCAGGTGGTAGATATATTAGCATTGAAAATGGCAAGCCCACAGGATTTAATCCTTTTATGGTTGAAAGCACACAAGAAAATATAAGACAACTCCAAACCCTAATGAAGCTTTTAGTTACTAGAAATAATGAAATCCTTACAACTAGAGAAGAGGAAATGCTTAATAATGCAGTCAATTCTCTTATGAAAGGCTTTGAAAAGGAGGAGAGAAAATATCCTATCTCTTTGCTACTTGAAAATTTAACAGAAAATGTAGATGATGACAATTCTCTAAAATCAAGATTAGCACTTTTTAAAAAAGGCAAACAATTTGGCTGGGTATTTGATAATGAATTTGACAATTTAGACTTCCCTGATGAAATTAATCTATTTGGCATTGATGGCACAGAATTCCTTGATGATAAAGATGTATCAGGGATACTTAGTTATTACATTCTTTGGCGTGTGATGAGTTTAGCAGATGGTAGAAGACTTTGTATTGATATAGATGAGGCTTGGAAGTGGCTTGAAAATGACATCGTGCAAGAAGAAGTTAAAAATAAATTTAAAACCATTAGAAAACAAAATGGCTTTCTAAGATTAGCAACGCAAAGCGTGGAAGACTTTTTAAAACTTAAAAACGCAACAACACTTATAGAACAATCCGCAACAATGGTATTTTTACCTAATCCAAAAGCTAAAGAAGAAGAATATGTAAAAGGAATAGGCTTAAGCTATGATGAGTATATGATTATTAAAGGGTTTAAACCCTCAAAAAGACAATTTTTAATCAAAAGACAAGATGAAAAAGTTATTTGCACTTTGGATTTAAGCTCTTTAGGCAATGAGAATTTAAAAATTCTCTCCACAGGAACAGCTCATATAGACACCATAGAAAAAATATTTGCACAAAATCATAAAAGCCTTGATGAGAAAGTGGCAGAGCTTAAAGAATTTTATAGGAATTCATAGGGGTTATAAATGAGAGATAAAAAACTAAGACAAGAGATTTTAGCCTTAGAAAATGAAGTCAAAGAGCTTGAAAAAACTCTTGGTGCGATTAAGCAAAGATTACTTAATCTTAAAGACCTCGCTTGGGATAGACAAAGCAAAAAAGAAAGCTCTAGCATGTATAAGGTGCTAAAAGAGGATAAAACGCATACTATGGTTAAAAGTGAGCTAGGGGACATTAAGGTTGATAAAGATTTTATGGAGAAAGAAATCACTAAGCACCTTGATAATCCAAATTTAAGAGGTATGGTAACAACTAAAGAAATGCTTTCTTTTCCTAAGGTGGCTAAGGGCGTGAAGGCAGAGTATGATGAAAGGTATCAAGGATATAGCTGGAGAGTAAAGGCAAATGATGGAAGCATTTTAAACTATGGCGAAAGAGATTATGGAAATGGGCATAGATTATTAACAGCACATTCAAAGACAGGAAGGGACGAACGGGGTCAGCTTCGCCGAGAGTTTAACGACCGCAATTTTCACAATCCTGCTGATGAAATTATACCACAGCAAGACAAATCTGCAAAGGATTTTAAATCAAAACTTAAAGCATTTAACGCCAAAAACAAAACTTAAACTCAAATCAATATAAAGGAGTTGAAACGATGAATGTGGTTATTAATAAACAAGAAGTGCAATTTAGCACTCAAGATAATCAAACTTTTTGCACAAGTTTAGATGTAGCTAGGGTTTTTGGAAAGCAACATAAACATATACTAGTAAGCATTGAACGCATTTTAAGCGATTTACGAGAAATAGGGGCTTCTAACGAAATGCTCAATTTTCGGCAGGTCGTAAGAACCTCGCAAACAACGAACCCTAAGAATGGAAAGATAGTTAATAGAAAAATGCCTATGTATAATCTAACCAGAGATGGCTTCTCACTTTTAACAATGGGCTTTACAGGAAAAACTGCACTACAATGGAA
Coding sequences within it:
- a CDS encoding Rha family transcriptional regulator; the protein is MNVVINKQEVQFSTQDNQTFCTSLDVARVFGKQHKHILVSIERILSDLREIGASNEMLNFRQVVRTSQTTNPKNGKIVNRKMPMYNLTRDGFSLLTMGFTGKTALQWKIAFLNAFNEMERLLKKELLNPNKYIIDLMALVQPNLPQSDYKISVIITDKPHSKEAKNIFSLDYLVDNRTPKDPKNSQ
- a CDS encoding shikimate kinase; amino-acid sequence: MEKVDNILFIGFMGCGKSTLARAFARESGRVFMDSDALIEMQFHLSVSEIFAKFGEEFFRKEEQKMADFLTHTKGISLATGGGFVNVKNLNKIGFCVYLRAGFDFLKERLSEKEKAKRPLFLDEEKARRLYHARLALYEEKADLILETENQNLESLIKELKKRIK
- a CDS encoding DMT family transporter: MLRVIKRNLGVYFMILACLEFALMSACAKILSEELSSIEIMFFRNVIGVIFMLYMLRRLKTHKEGGKLWLLIFRGVVGALSLYLFFYNVSNITLGGAFAFQKTSPIFITLIAFVIFKENIGLKGWFGIFIAFLGVLFIAQPFTHEDLHSGFDLKNSLLGVLSGFLAALALTSVRELRNYYATEQIAFSFIFVGTLMPLISMLVGEFYVNEKLDFIIAPFVMPSFKAWIFILAMGILGTIYQIHITKSYGIAKQAGIVAGVSYLDVVFSIIIGMLLGDALPSAMVFLGIVSIVLGGLILMKNKKK
- the der gene encoding ribosome biogenesis GTPase Der, whose protein sequence is MQSIILIGKPNVGKSSLFNRMARQRIAITSEISGTTRDTNKIKVNINGREALLIDSGGLDESNELFKNVKQNSLNAAKNADIILYLVDGKNLPDEEDRKFFYTLKKLQKPMALIINKVDNKKDEERAYEFANFGVKELFNLSVTHNIGLDELYAWLEKFLHTSVLKNDEEEQSLEEFLENYDEEKEIKFKEIDENHIKIGIVGRVNVGKSSLLNALVKEQRSVVSSIAGTTIDPVNESVMYKDKMLEFIDTAGIRKRGKIQGIERFALNRTEKMLQNSQIALLVLDANEGFNELDERIAGLISKHYLGVIIVLNKWDKTNYEFDKVVKELRLDRFKFLAHAPIISVSALSGKRVHIVMDKILEVFANFTQKIPTAKLNDLVNKATKAHPLPHDYGKLVKIYYAVQYDLAPPKIALIMNRPKALHFSYKRYLQNQIRKEFDFEGVPLILASRKKGEKD
- the trpS gene encoding tryptophan--tRNA ligase — translated: MRVLTGLQPSGDLHIGNFFGAIKPMIEAQETSEMFIFIANYHAMTSSQKGEILKQNALKAAAAFLSLGVKPEKSIFWLQSDVKEVLELYWILSQFCPMGLLERAHSYKDKVAKGLPSSHGLFSYPVLMAADILLFDTQVVPVGKDQIQHVEIARDIALKVNNEWGEIFTLPEARVSENVAVVPGTDGAKMSKSYQNTIDIFAGEKLRKKQISSIVTDSTPLEEPKNWQDCNIFKIAKLFLDEMKQEELKRRYERGGEGYGHFKAYLNELVGAYFKEAQENYENYLKEPKKLEEILEFGASKARKIAQNKMQKIYDKIGL